In Macrobrachium rosenbergii isolate ZJJX-2024 chromosome 48, ASM4041242v1, whole genome shotgun sequence, one DNA window encodes the following:
- the LOC136831504 gene encoding WD repeat and SOCS box-containing protein 1-like isoform X6 has product MPIESGCDHNREARVIGELITGREGANYSPGGESWTCAFAPDESRFAWSCGFRKVVIIPWNRYKNCLFGQRKQQSDDSQDADGYELFTEKISIDAGFTVTSLAFGTGTPEEDLVPVKREYWTRFDFSKDLILATGHSNGRIRIWDPYTGKLLLELTDHVQPVTALAFAPDGSLRLVSASKDSTIKVWDMCDDGNMFKTLREHIGPVRGLCWSPDGKFLCSTGDKQKVLLWDMESYHLAKRFSGHYNNVLSCAFSPDGAMLATASGDTRVIIWDTHTGEQLRVLNHMNPPPGVIYMSGENNSVVKGVTFSPNGCHVATVCSDGFLRFWNLTCEDDEPECMGAALEGTSMLNCCYSPVGGAVAVGHSSGSVLFFLAPALVPSLLHLSRMSIRRSLGDITKREDLLLPHTLKPYLQYKHW; this is encoded by the exons ATGCCAATTGAGAGTGGTTGTGATCATAACC GTGAAGCTCGTGTGATCGGTGAGCTGATCACAGGTCGCGAAGGTGCCAACTACTCCCCAGGTGGGGAGTCTTGGACCTGCGCTTTCGCCCCGGACGAGTCCAGGTTTGCCTGGTCATGCGGCTTCAGGAAAGTGGTCATCATCCCGTGGAATAGATACAAAAATTGCCT GTTTGGACAAAGAAAACA gcAATCTGATGACAGCCAGGACGCAGACGGATATGAACTCTTCACGGAAAAAATTAGCATTGACGCAGGATTCACTGTGACAAGTTTAGCATTTGGTACAGGCACGCCTGAAGAGGACCTTGTACCTGTAAAACGAGAGTACTGGACACGCTTTGACTTTTCAAAGGATCTCATACTTGCCACAGGACACAGCAATGGAAGAATCAGGATTTGGGACCCTTATACTG GGAAACTTCTGCTCGAGTTGACAGATCATGTACAACCAGTCACAGCATTAGCATTTGCTCCAGATGGATCTTTACGACTGGTTTCCGCCTCCAAGGACTCCACCATCAAG GTGTGGGACATGTGCGACGATGGAAACATGTTCAAGACGTTACGTGAACACATTGGTCCTGTTCGAGGTTTGTGCTGGTCACCAGATGGGAAGTTTCTGTGTTCAACTGGTGAcaaacagaag GTGCTGCTCTGGGACATGGAGTCATACCACTTAGCAAAGAGATTTTCTGGTCATTATAATAATGTCCTTTCTTGTGCCTTTTCTCCCGATGGTGCTATGCTGGCAACTGCATCTGGTGATACGAGGGTTATCATTTGGGATACACACACAG GTGAACAGCTTCGAGTGCTGAACCACATGAACCCACCTCCTGGAGTAATTTATATGTCAGGAGAAAATAATTCCGTTGTGAAAGGTGTGACATTTTCTCCAAATGGCTGCCATGTAGCAACTGTCTGTAGTGAtgg ATTCTTACGGTTTTGGAACCTGACATGTGAAGATGATGAACCAGAGTGCATGGGAGCTGCTTTAGAAGGAACTTCAATGTTGAACTGTTGCTATTCCCCTGTTGGAGGAGCAGTAGCTGTGGG CCATTCATCGGGGAGTGTACTCTTCTTCTTGGCACCAGCATTAGTTCCTTCATTGCTCCACCTTTCAAGAATGTCCATCCGAAGATCACTGGGAGATATCACAAAACGGGAGGACCTCCTGTTGCCTCACACTTTAAAACCTTATCTTCAGTACAAGCATTGGTGA
- the LOC136831504 gene encoding WD repeat and SOCS box-containing protein 1-like isoform X4, with the protein MAPGRRQLEDLLKSGGEARVIGELITGREGANYSPGGESWTCAFAPDESRFAWSCGFRKVVIIPWNRYKNCLFGQRKQQSDDSQDADGYELFTEKISIDAGFTVTSLAFGTGTPEEDLVPVKREYWTRFDFSKDLILATGHSNGRIRIWDPYTGKLLLELTDHVQPVTALAFAPDGSLRLVSASKDSTIKVWDMCDDGNMFKTLREHIGPVRGLCWSPDGKFLCSTGDKQKVLLWDMESYHLAKRFSGHYNNVLSCAFSPDGAMLATASGDTRVIIWDTHTGEQLRVLNHMNPPPGVIYMSGENNSVVKGVTFSPNGCHVATVCSDGFLRFWNLTCEDDEPECMGAALEGTSMLNCCYSPVGGAVAVGHSSGSVLFFLAPALVPSLLHLSRMSIRRSLGDITKREDLLLPHTLKPYLQYKHW; encoded by the exons GTGAAGCTCGTGTGATCGGTGAGCTGATCACAGGTCGCGAAGGTGCCAACTACTCCCCAGGTGGGGAGTCTTGGACCTGCGCTTTCGCCCCGGACGAGTCCAGGTTTGCCTGGTCATGCGGCTTCAGGAAAGTGGTCATCATCCCGTGGAATAGATACAAAAATTGCCT GTTTGGACAAAGAAAACA gcAATCTGATGACAGCCAGGACGCAGACGGATATGAACTCTTCACGGAAAAAATTAGCATTGACGCAGGATTCACTGTGACAAGTTTAGCATTTGGTACAGGCACGCCTGAAGAGGACCTTGTACCTGTAAAACGAGAGTACTGGACACGCTTTGACTTTTCAAAGGATCTCATACTTGCCACAGGACACAGCAATGGAAGAATCAGGATTTGGGACCCTTATACTG GGAAACTTCTGCTCGAGTTGACAGATCATGTACAACCAGTCACAGCATTAGCATTTGCTCCAGATGGATCTTTACGACTGGTTTCCGCCTCCAAGGACTCCACCATCAAG GTGTGGGACATGTGCGACGATGGAAACATGTTCAAGACGTTACGTGAACACATTGGTCCTGTTCGAGGTTTGTGCTGGTCACCAGATGGGAAGTTTCTGTGTTCAACTGGTGAcaaacagaag GTGCTGCTCTGGGACATGGAGTCATACCACTTAGCAAAGAGATTTTCTGGTCATTATAATAATGTCCTTTCTTGTGCCTTTTCTCCCGATGGTGCTATGCTGGCAACTGCATCTGGTGATACGAGGGTTATCATTTGGGATACACACACAG GTGAACAGCTTCGAGTGCTGAACCACATGAACCCACCTCCTGGAGTAATTTATATGTCAGGAGAAAATAATTCCGTTGTGAAAGGTGTGACATTTTCTCCAAATGGCTGCCATGTAGCAACTGTCTGTAGTGAtgg ATTCTTACGGTTTTGGAACCTGACATGTGAAGATGATGAACCAGAGTGCATGGGAGCTGCTTTAGAAGGAACTTCAATGTTGAACTGTTGCTATTCCCCTGTTGGAGGAGCAGTAGCTGTGGG CCATTCATCGGGGAGTGTACTCTTCTTCTTGGCACCAGCATTAGTTCCTTCATTGCTCCACCTTTCAAGAATGTCCATCCGAAGATCACTGGGAGATATCACAAAACGGGAGGACCTCCTGTTGCCTCACACTTTAAAACCTTATCTTCAGTACAAGCATTGGTGA
- the LOC136831504 gene encoding WD repeat and SOCS box-containing protein 1-like isoform X1 yields the protein MGARVLCRHRAAFYLHNLFGEGELHHCMCIWRFVSSLDGAFSGQCIELSCCYGEARVIGELITGREGANYSPGGESWTCAFAPDESRFAWSCGFRKVVIIPWNRYKNCLFGQRKQQSDDSQDADGYELFTEKISIDAGFTVTSLAFGTGTPEEDLVPVKREYWTRFDFSKDLILATGHSNGRIRIWDPYTGKLLLELTDHVQPVTALAFAPDGSLRLVSASKDSTIKVWDMCDDGNMFKTLREHIGPVRGLCWSPDGKFLCSTGDKQKVLLWDMESYHLAKRFSGHYNNVLSCAFSPDGAMLATASGDTRVIIWDTHTGEQLRVLNHMNPPPGVIYMSGENNSVVKGVTFSPNGCHVATVCSDGFLRFWNLTCEDDEPECMGAALEGTSMLNCCYSPVGGAVAVGHSSGSVLFFLAPALVPSLLHLSRMSIRRSLGDITKREDLLLPHTLKPYLQYKHW from the exons ATGGGGGCCAGGGTGCTGTGTCGCCACAGAGCTGCGTTTTATTTACATAACCTGTTCGGGGAAGGAGAGTTGCACCATTGTATGTGTATTTGGCGATTTGTTTCTTCGCTAGACGGGGCCTTTTCGGGACAATGCATTGAACTGTCTTGCTGTTATG GTGAAGCTCGTGTGATCGGTGAGCTGATCACAGGTCGCGAAGGTGCCAACTACTCCCCAGGTGGGGAGTCTTGGACCTGCGCTTTCGCCCCGGACGAGTCCAGGTTTGCCTGGTCATGCGGCTTCAGGAAAGTGGTCATCATCCCGTGGAATAGATACAAAAATTGCCT GTTTGGACAAAGAAAACA gcAATCTGATGACAGCCAGGACGCAGACGGATATGAACTCTTCACGGAAAAAATTAGCATTGACGCAGGATTCACTGTGACAAGTTTAGCATTTGGTACAGGCACGCCTGAAGAGGACCTTGTACCTGTAAAACGAGAGTACTGGACACGCTTTGACTTTTCAAAGGATCTCATACTTGCCACAGGACACAGCAATGGAAGAATCAGGATTTGGGACCCTTATACTG GGAAACTTCTGCTCGAGTTGACAGATCATGTACAACCAGTCACAGCATTAGCATTTGCTCCAGATGGATCTTTACGACTGGTTTCCGCCTCCAAGGACTCCACCATCAAG GTGTGGGACATGTGCGACGATGGAAACATGTTCAAGACGTTACGTGAACACATTGGTCCTGTTCGAGGTTTGTGCTGGTCACCAGATGGGAAGTTTCTGTGTTCAACTGGTGAcaaacagaag GTGCTGCTCTGGGACATGGAGTCATACCACTTAGCAAAGAGATTTTCTGGTCATTATAATAATGTCCTTTCTTGTGCCTTTTCTCCCGATGGTGCTATGCTGGCAACTGCATCTGGTGATACGAGGGTTATCATTTGGGATACACACACAG GTGAACAGCTTCGAGTGCTGAACCACATGAACCCACCTCCTGGAGTAATTTATATGTCAGGAGAAAATAATTCCGTTGTGAAAGGTGTGACATTTTCTCCAAATGGCTGCCATGTAGCAACTGTCTGTAGTGAtgg ATTCTTACGGTTTTGGAACCTGACATGTGAAGATGATGAACCAGAGTGCATGGGAGCTGCTTTAGAAGGAACTTCAATGTTGAACTGTTGCTATTCCCCTGTTGGAGGAGCAGTAGCTGTGGG CCATTCATCGGGGAGTGTACTCTTCTTCTTGGCACCAGCATTAGTTCCTTCATTGCTCCACCTTTCAAGAATGTCCATCCGAAGATCACTGGGAGATATCACAAAACGGGAGGACCTCCTGTTGCCTCACACTTTAAAACCTTATCTTCAGTACAAGCATTGGTGA
- the LOC136831504 gene encoding WD repeat and SOCS box-containing protein 1-like isoform X9, with product MPIESGCDHNREARVIGELITGREGANYSPGGESWTCAFAPDESRFAWSCGFRKVVIIPWNRYKNCLQSDDSQDADGYELFTEKISIDAGFTVTSLAFGTGTPEEDLVPVKREYWTRFDFSKDLILATGHSNGRIRIWDPYTGKLLLELTDHVQPVTALAFAPDGSLRLVSASKDSTIKVWDMCDDGNMFKTLREHIGPVRGLCWSPDGKFLCSTGDKQKVLLWDMESYHLAKRFSGHYNNVLSCAFSPDGAMLATASGDTRVIIWDTHTGEQLRVLNHMNPPPGVIYMSGENNSVVKGVTFSPNGCHVATVCSDGFLRFWNLTCEDDEPECMGAALEGTSMLNCCYSPVGGAVAVGHSSGSVLFFLAPALVPSLLHLSRMSIRRSLGDITKREDLLLPHTLKPYLQYKHW from the exons ATGCCAATTGAGAGTGGTTGTGATCATAACC GTGAAGCTCGTGTGATCGGTGAGCTGATCACAGGTCGCGAAGGTGCCAACTACTCCCCAGGTGGGGAGTCTTGGACCTGCGCTTTCGCCCCGGACGAGTCCAGGTTTGCCTGGTCATGCGGCTTCAGGAAAGTGGTCATCATCCCGTGGAATAGATACAAAAATTGCCT gcAATCTGATGACAGCCAGGACGCAGACGGATATGAACTCTTCACGGAAAAAATTAGCATTGACGCAGGATTCACTGTGACAAGTTTAGCATTTGGTACAGGCACGCCTGAAGAGGACCTTGTACCTGTAAAACGAGAGTACTGGACACGCTTTGACTTTTCAAAGGATCTCATACTTGCCACAGGACACAGCAATGGAAGAATCAGGATTTGGGACCCTTATACTG GGAAACTTCTGCTCGAGTTGACAGATCATGTACAACCAGTCACAGCATTAGCATTTGCTCCAGATGGATCTTTACGACTGGTTTCCGCCTCCAAGGACTCCACCATCAAG GTGTGGGACATGTGCGACGATGGAAACATGTTCAAGACGTTACGTGAACACATTGGTCCTGTTCGAGGTTTGTGCTGGTCACCAGATGGGAAGTTTCTGTGTTCAACTGGTGAcaaacagaag GTGCTGCTCTGGGACATGGAGTCATACCACTTAGCAAAGAGATTTTCTGGTCATTATAATAATGTCCTTTCTTGTGCCTTTTCTCCCGATGGTGCTATGCTGGCAACTGCATCTGGTGATACGAGGGTTATCATTTGGGATACACACACAG GTGAACAGCTTCGAGTGCTGAACCACATGAACCCACCTCCTGGAGTAATTTATATGTCAGGAGAAAATAATTCCGTTGTGAAAGGTGTGACATTTTCTCCAAATGGCTGCCATGTAGCAACTGTCTGTAGTGAtgg ATTCTTACGGTTTTGGAACCTGACATGTGAAGATGATGAACCAGAGTGCATGGGAGCTGCTTTAGAAGGAACTTCAATGTTGAACTGTTGCTATTCCCCTGTTGGAGGAGCAGTAGCTGTGGG CCATTCATCGGGGAGTGTACTCTTCTTCTTGGCACCAGCATTAGTTCCTTCATTGCTCCACCTTTCAAGAATGTCCATCCGAAGATCACTGGGAGATATCACAAAACGGGAGGACCTCCTGTTGCCTCACACTTTAAAACCTTATCTTCAGTACAAGCATTGGTGA
- the LOC136831504 gene encoding WD repeat and SOCS box-containing protein 1-like isoform X7, with translation MAPGRRQLEDLLKSGGEARVIGELITGREGANYSPGGESWTCAFAPDESRFAWSCGFRKVVIIPWNRYKNCLQSDDSQDADGYELFTEKISIDAGFTVTSLAFGTGTPEEDLVPVKREYWTRFDFSKDLILATGHSNGRIRIWDPYTGKLLLELTDHVQPVTALAFAPDGSLRLVSASKDSTIKVWDMCDDGNMFKTLREHIGPVRGLCWSPDGKFLCSTGDKQKVLLWDMESYHLAKRFSGHYNNVLSCAFSPDGAMLATASGDTRVIIWDTHTGEQLRVLNHMNPPPGVIYMSGENNSVVKGVTFSPNGCHVATVCSDGFLRFWNLTCEDDEPECMGAALEGTSMLNCCYSPVGGAVAVGHSSGSVLFFLAPALVPSLLHLSRMSIRRSLGDITKREDLLLPHTLKPYLQYKHW, from the exons GTGAAGCTCGTGTGATCGGTGAGCTGATCACAGGTCGCGAAGGTGCCAACTACTCCCCAGGTGGGGAGTCTTGGACCTGCGCTTTCGCCCCGGACGAGTCCAGGTTTGCCTGGTCATGCGGCTTCAGGAAAGTGGTCATCATCCCGTGGAATAGATACAAAAATTGCCT gcAATCTGATGACAGCCAGGACGCAGACGGATATGAACTCTTCACGGAAAAAATTAGCATTGACGCAGGATTCACTGTGACAAGTTTAGCATTTGGTACAGGCACGCCTGAAGAGGACCTTGTACCTGTAAAACGAGAGTACTGGACACGCTTTGACTTTTCAAAGGATCTCATACTTGCCACAGGACACAGCAATGGAAGAATCAGGATTTGGGACCCTTATACTG GGAAACTTCTGCTCGAGTTGACAGATCATGTACAACCAGTCACAGCATTAGCATTTGCTCCAGATGGATCTTTACGACTGGTTTCCGCCTCCAAGGACTCCACCATCAAG GTGTGGGACATGTGCGACGATGGAAACATGTTCAAGACGTTACGTGAACACATTGGTCCTGTTCGAGGTTTGTGCTGGTCACCAGATGGGAAGTTTCTGTGTTCAACTGGTGAcaaacagaag GTGCTGCTCTGGGACATGGAGTCATACCACTTAGCAAAGAGATTTTCTGGTCATTATAATAATGTCCTTTCTTGTGCCTTTTCTCCCGATGGTGCTATGCTGGCAACTGCATCTGGTGATACGAGGGTTATCATTTGGGATACACACACAG GTGAACAGCTTCGAGTGCTGAACCACATGAACCCACCTCCTGGAGTAATTTATATGTCAGGAGAAAATAATTCCGTTGTGAAAGGTGTGACATTTTCTCCAAATGGCTGCCATGTAGCAACTGTCTGTAGTGAtgg ATTCTTACGGTTTTGGAACCTGACATGTGAAGATGATGAACCAGAGTGCATGGGAGCTGCTTTAGAAGGAACTTCAATGTTGAACTGTTGCTATTCCCCTGTTGGAGGAGCAGTAGCTGTGGG CCATTCATCGGGGAGTGTACTCTTCTTCTTGGCACCAGCATTAGTTCCTTCATTGCTCCACCTTTCAAGAATGTCCATCCGAAGATCACTGGGAGATATCACAAAACGGGAGGACCTCCTGTTGCCTCACACTTTAAAACCTTATCTTCAGTACAAGCATTGGTGA
- the LOC136831504 gene encoding WD repeat and SOCS box-containing protein 1-like isoform X2 — MGARVLCRHRAAFYLHNLFGEGELHHCMCIWRFVSSLDGAFSGQCIELSCCYGEARVIGELITGREGANYSPGGESWTCAFAPDESRFAWSCGFRKVVIIPWNRYKNCLQSDDSQDADGYELFTEKISIDAGFTVTSLAFGTGTPEEDLVPVKREYWTRFDFSKDLILATGHSNGRIRIWDPYTGKLLLELTDHVQPVTALAFAPDGSLRLVSASKDSTIKVWDMCDDGNMFKTLREHIGPVRGLCWSPDGKFLCSTGDKQKVLLWDMESYHLAKRFSGHYNNVLSCAFSPDGAMLATASGDTRVIIWDTHTGEQLRVLNHMNPPPGVIYMSGENNSVVKGVTFSPNGCHVATVCSDGFLRFWNLTCEDDEPECMGAALEGTSMLNCCYSPVGGAVAVGHSSGSVLFFLAPALVPSLLHLSRMSIRRSLGDITKREDLLLPHTLKPYLQYKHW; from the exons ATGGGGGCCAGGGTGCTGTGTCGCCACAGAGCTGCGTTTTATTTACATAACCTGTTCGGGGAAGGAGAGTTGCACCATTGTATGTGTATTTGGCGATTTGTTTCTTCGCTAGACGGGGCCTTTTCGGGACAATGCATTGAACTGTCTTGCTGTTATG GTGAAGCTCGTGTGATCGGTGAGCTGATCACAGGTCGCGAAGGTGCCAACTACTCCCCAGGTGGGGAGTCTTGGACCTGCGCTTTCGCCCCGGACGAGTCCAGGTTTGCCTGGTCATGCGGCTTCAGGAAAGTGGTCATCATCCCGTGGAATAGATACAAAAATTGCCT gcAATCTGATGACAGCCAGGACGCAGACGGATATGAACTCTTCACGGAAAAAATTAGCATTGACGCAGGATTCACTGTGACAAGTTTAGCATTTGGTACAGGCACGCCTGAAGAGGACCTTGTACCTGTAAAACGAGAGTACTGGACACGCTTTGACTTTTCAAAGGATCTCATACTTGCCACAGGACACAGCAATGGAAGAATCAGGATTTGGGACCCTTATACTG GGAAACTTCTGCTCGAGTTGACAGATCATGTACAACCAGTCACAGCATTAGCATTTGCTCCAGATGGATCTTTACGACTGGTTTCCGCCTCCAAGGACTCCACCATCAAG GTGTGGGACATGTGCGACGATGGAAACATGTTCAAGACGTTACGTGAACACATTGGTCCTGTTCGAGGTTTGTGCTGGTCACCAGATGGGAAGTTTCTGTGTTCAACTGGTGAcaaacagaag GTGCTGCTCTGGGACATGGAGTCATACCACTTAGCAAAGAGATTTTCTGGTCATTATAATAATGTCCTTTCTTGTGCCTTTTCTCCCGATGGTGCTATGCTGGCAACTGCATCTGGTGATACGAGGGTTATCATTTGGGATACACACACAG GTGAACAGCTTCGAGTGCTGAACCACATGAACCCACCTCCTGGAGTAATTTATATGTCAGGAGAAAATAATTCCGTTGTGAAAGGTGTGACATTTTCTCCAAATGGCTGCCATGTAGCAACTGTCTGTAGTGAtgg ATTCTTACGGTTTTGGAACCTGACATGTGAAGATGATGAACCAGAGTGCATGGGAGCTGCTTTAGAAGGAACTTCAATGTTGAACTGTTGCTATTCCCCTGTTGGAGGAGCAGTAGCTGTGGG CCATTCATCGGGGAGTGTACTCTTCTTCTTGGCACCAGCATTAGTTCCTTCATTGCTCCACCTTTCAAGAATGTCCATCCGAAGATCACTGGGAGATATCACAAAACGGGAGGACCTCCTGTTGCCTCACACTTTAAAACCTTATCTTCAGTACAAGCATTGGTGA
- the LOC136831504 gene encoding WD repeat and SOCS box-containing protein 1-like isoform X8 yields MEYTALVEREVNGEARVIGELITGREGANYSPGGESWTCAFAPDESRFAWSCGFRKVVIIPWNRYKNCLQSDDSQDADGYELFTEKISIDAGFTVTSLAFGTGTPEEDLVPVKREYWTRFDFSKDLILATGHSNGRIRIWDPYTGKLLLELTDHVQPVTALAFAPDGSLRLVSASKDSTIKVWDMCDDGNMFKTLREHIGPVRGLCWSPDGKFLCSTGDKQKVLLWDMESYHLAKRFSGHYNNVLSCAFSPDGAMLATASGDTRVIIWDTHTGEQLRVLNHMNPPPGVIYMSGENNSVVKGVTFSPNGCHVATVCSDGFLRFWNLTCEDDEPECMGAALEGTSMLNCCYSPVGGAVAVGHSSGSVLFFLAPALVPSLLHLSRMSIRRSLGDITKREDLLLPHTLKPYLQYKHW; encoded by the exons GTGAAGCTCGTGTGATCGGTGAGCTGATCACAGGTCGCGAAGGTGCCAACTACTCCCCAGGTGGGGAGTCTTGGACCTGCGCTTTCGCCCCGGACGAGTCCAGGTTTGCCTGGTCATGCGGCTTCAGGAAAGTGGTCATCATCCCGTGGAATAGATACAAAAATTGCCT gcAATCTGATGACAGCCAGGACGCAGACGGATATGAACTCTTCACGGAAAAAATTAGCATTGACGCAGGATTCACTGTGACAAGTTTAGCATTTGGTACAGGCACGCCTGAAGAGGACCTTGTACCTGTAAAACGAGAGTACTGGACACGCTTTGACTTTTCAAAGGATCTCATACTTGCCACAGGACACAGCAATGGAAGAATCAGGATTTGGGACCCTTATACTG GGAAACTTCTGCTCGAGTTGACAGATCATGTACAACCAGTCACAGCATTAGCATTTGCTCCAGATGGATCTTTACGACTGGTTTCCGCCTCCAAGGACTCCACCATCAAG GTGTGGGACATGTGCGACGATGGAAACATGTTCAAGACGTTACGTGAACACATTGGTCCTGTTCGAGGTTTGTGCTGGTCACCAGATGGGAAGTTTCTGTGTTCAACTGGTGAcaaacagaag GTGCTGCTCTGGGACATGGAGTCATACCACTTAGCAAAGAGATTTTCTGGTCATTATAATAATGTCCTTTCTTGTGCCTTTTCTCCCGATGGTGCTATGCTGGCAACTGCATCTGGTGATACGAGGGTTATCATTTGGGATACACACACAG GTGAACAGCTTCGAGTGCTGAACCACATGAACCCACCTCCTGGAGTAATTTATATGTCAGGAGAAAATAATTCCGTTGTGAAAGGTGTGACATTTTCTCCAAATGGCTGCCATGTAGCAACTGTCTGTAGTGAtgg ATTCTTACGGTTTTGGAACCTGACATGTGAAGATGATGAACCAGAGTGCATGGGAGCTGCTTTAGAAGGAACTTCAATGTTGAACTGTTGCTATTCCCCTGTTGGAGGAGCAGTAGCTGTGGG CCATTCATCGGGGAGTGTACTCTTCTTCTTGGCACCAGCATTAGTTCCTTCATTGCTCCACCTTTCAAGAATGTCCATCCGAAGATCACTGGGAGATATCACAAAACGGGAGGACCTCCTGTTGCCTCACACTTTAAAACCTTATCTTCAGTACAAGCATTGGTGA
- the LOC136831504 gene encoding WD repeat and SOCS box-containing protein 1-like isoform X3: MHALNKSQGKHVQPNNPRIITTQGEARVIGELITGREGANYSPGGESWTCAFAPDESRFAWSCGFRKVVIIPWNRYKNCLFGQRKQQSDDSQDADGYELFTEKISIDAGFTVTSLAFGTGTPEEDLVPVKREYWTRFDFSKDLILATGHSNGRIRIWDPYTGKLLLELTDHVQPVTALAFAPDGSLRLVSASKDSTIKVWDMCDDGNMFKTLREHIGPVRGLCWSPDGKFLCSTGDKQKVLLWDMESYHLAKRFSGHYNNVLSCAFSPDGAMLATASGDTRVIIWDTHTGEQLRVLNHMNPPPGVIYMSGENNSVVKGVTFSPNGCHVATVCSDGFLRFWNLTCEDDEPECMGAALEGTSMLNCCYSPVGGAVAVGHSSGSVLFFLAPALVPSLLHLSRMSIRRSLGDITKREDLLLPHTLKPYLQYKHW, from the exons ATGCACGCGCTCAATAAAAGCCAAGGTAAACATGTTCAGCCAAACAACCCCAGGATTATTACAACACAGG GTGAAGCTCGTGTGATCGGTGAGCTGATCACAGGTCGCGAAGGTGCCAACTACTCCCCAGGTGGGGAGTCTTGGACCTGCGCTTTCGCCCCGGACGAGTCCAGGTTTGCCTGGTCATGCGGCTTCAGGAAAGTGGTCATCATCCCGTGGAATAGATACAAAAATTGCCT GTTTGGACAAAGAAAACA gcAATCTGATGACAGCCAGGACGCAGACGGATATGAACTCTTCACGGAAAAAATTAGCATTGACGCAGGATTCACTGTGACAAGTTTAGCATTTGGTACAGGCACGCCTGAAGAGGACCTTGTACCTGTAAAACGAGAGTACTGGACACGCTTTGACTTTTCAAAGGATCTCATACTTGCCACAGGACACAGCAATGGAAGAATCAGGATTTGGGACCCTTATACTG GGAAACTTCTGCTCGAGTTGACAGATCATGTACAACCAGTCACAGCATTAGCATTTGCTCCAGATGGATCTTTACGACTGGTTTCCGCCTCCAAGGACTCCACCATCAAG GTGTGGGACATGTGCGACGATGGAAACATGTTCAAGACGTTACGTGAACACATTGGTCCTGTTCGAGGTTTGTGCTGGTCACCAGATGGGAAGTTTCTGTGTTCAACTGGTGAcaaacagaag GTGCTGCTCTGGGACATGGAGTCATACCACTTAGCAAAGAGATTTTCTGGTCATTATAATAATGTCCTTTCTTGTGCCTTTTCTCCCGATGGTGCTATGCTGGCAACTGCATCTGGTGATACGAGGGTTATCATTTGGGATACACACACAG GTGAACAGCTTCGAGTGCTGAACCACATGAACCCACCTCCTGGAGTAATTTATATGTCAGGAGAAAATAATTCCGTTGTGAAAGGTGTGACATTTTCTCCAAATGGCTGCCATGTAGCAACTGTCTGTAGTGAtgg ATTCTTACGGTTTTGGAACCTGACATGTGAAGATGATGAACCAGAGTGCATGGGAGCTGCTTTAGAAGGAACTTCAATGTTGAACTGTTGCTATTCCCCTGTTGGAGGAGCAGTAGCTGTGGG CCATTCATCGGGGAGTGTACTCTTCTTCTTGGCACCAGCATTAGTTCCTTCATTGCTCCACCTTTCAAGAATGTCCATCCGAAGATCACTGGGAGATATCACAAAACGGGAGGACCTCCTGTTGCCTCACACTTTAAAACCTTATCTTCAGTACAAGCATTGGTGA